ACACGGTATTTAGAATTTATTAGGATCAAAGACTATTATCGTATGAAATAAAAGTGACACATTTGTGAAATATAAAGAGATATGTCACTTTTATTACTCAACCGTGAAATCGGTATTCTGGAGTTTAATTCAAGGGTACTGGCGCAAGCTGAAGATCCGAAGATCCCCCTCCTCGAGCGTATTCGGTTTCTCAGTATTGTTTCAAGTAATCTCGATGAGTTCTTTGAGATCCGGATGTCGGGCATCAAAGAGCAACTCATCGACAACCCCTTAAAAGTGGGTGCTGACGGTCGTACGATTGCTGAGAACTATGAGTTAGTCTCTCAACACGCGCATGCGCTCGTTGATCGCCAATACCACCTGTATCAGCAAGTTTTGCTTCCTCAACTTTATAAAGTCAATATTCAATTCTTACTGCCTGAGCACTGGAATCACGAACAACGCGTTTGGGCCGAAGACTTCTTTAAAGAAGAGCTCTTTCCCCTTCTTACCCCCATCGCCCTCGATCCCGTTCATCCTTTTCCACGCGTCATCAATAAGAGTCTGAACTTTATTGTTCAGCTCGAGGGTAAGGATGCATTTGGGCGCAAAGCGAATCTCGCTGTGGTGCAGGCGCCGCGTTCACTTCCTCGCCTGGTCAAAATGCCTAGGCGCCTTGCGGGTCATCAAGAAGCATTTGTCTTTTTATCATCGTTTATTCAGGCCTTTGTGGGTCAACTGTTCCCAGGGATGAGCGTCCTAGGCTGTTACCAATTTCGGGTCACGCGCAATTCCGATCTCTTTGTATCCGATGACGAGATCACCGACTTACGCCAAGCCTTACAAGGTGAGTTGCCCACCCGCCATTTAGGCGATGCCGTGCGACTTGAAGCAAACATCAATATTCCAGAAACGTTGTTACAACGCCTATGTAAAGAGAACAATCTCGACATGCGCGATTGCTATCGGGTTAATGGCCCGGTCAATTTAGTCCGCCTTGCGCAACTCCCTGACTTGGTCGATCAACCCAAACTGGTCTTTAAGCCTCATATCCCTGCCATGCCATTCAAACTCGGCTCAGGTAGTGGCGTGATCTCATTCTTTGAGCGCATAAAACAGTCTGATCTACTCTTGCATCATCCTTATGAGAGCTTTGAGCCTGTCTTAGACCTGTTACGCGAAGCCAGTCGAGACCCTGACGTAATGGCGATTAAGCAAACGGTATACCGAACTGGCGATAAATCACCAGTGATGGAGGCGCTGATTGAGGCAGCCCAAAATGGTAAAGAGGTCACAGTAGTTCTTGAGCTTCTTGCCCGTTTTGATGAGCAAACCAATATCAATTGGGCAGCCCGCTTAGAGGAAGTAGGCGCGCACGTGGTGTATGGGGTGGTCGGCCATAAATGCCATGCCAAACTGTTGCTGATCGTTCGCAAAGAGAAAATCCATAAGTCAGGTAAGACATCGCTGGTGCGCTATGCACACCTAGGAACCGGTAACTACCACCCTCGTACCGCCAAGATCTACACTGATTTTGGTTTGATGACCTGCGATCCGCTTATCACTAAGGATGTGCATCAGGTTTTTCAGCAACTCACAGGGACTGGCATGCAACTCGAGACCCGAGAGCTATGGGAAGCACCCTTCACAATGCTTGAGCAACTCGTACATCACATCCGCGCTGAGACGAAGGCTGCGAAGCAAGGCAAGAAAGCGCGCATCATTGGCAAGATGAATGCGCTTTTAGAGAAAACCATCATCGAGGAGCTCTATAAAGCCTCGCAAGCTGGAGTGAAGATTGATTTGATTGTACGCGGTGTCTGCGCCCTACGCCCCGGGGTCAATGGCCTGTCCGAGAACATTAAGGTACGCTCGATCGTGGGTCGCTTCTTAGAGCATCATCGGATTTATTACTTCTACCATGGTGGCTCTGAGCAGGTCTATCTGTCGAGTGCAGATTGGATGGAGCGCAATCTCCTACGCCGCGTCGAGGTCGCCTTCCCCGTCAAGGATCCCAAACTAAAGCAACGGGTGATTAACGAAGGCTTGATGATTTTGCTCAAAGACAATGCCTCAGCATGGCTCATGAAGGCAGATGGTAGTTATGTCAAGAGTAAACCACGCATCAACCAAACCCCGATCGTGGGTCAACTCGAACTACTTAAGAAATTCGTTCGGGGGGAAAGCGCAGAGTAAAGGTACTGCCCTTGCCAAGCGTACTCTCAATCAATAACTGGGCTTGATGGCGATTAGCCACATGCTTCACAATTGCCAATCCTAAGCCAGTGCCACCGGTCTCACGCGAGCGACTTCGATCAACCCGATAAAAACGCTCCGTTAAGCGCGGGATGTGCTCCGATGAAATACCCGGCCCAGTATCAGTGACCGAGAACTCGCCCTCGCCTGCGGCATTAATACCCCATGAGACCGTGACCGATCCAACCTCGGGGGTATACCGGATCGCATTGGACACCAAATTACTAAAGGCTGATAAAACTTCACGTTCCTCACCCAATAAATTACAAGATGTATTGAGATTCATGTTGAGCGCGTGTTTACCTTGCGATAAGGCATAAGCATCATTTTTAATGAGAGACATCAGATAGCTCATGGAAACGCTATTAAGAGGGGCTGGCTGCGTATTGGCCTCGAGGTTTGCCAGGGTTAAGAGATCCTCAACGAGGTTTTTCATACGCTTACCCTGATCCATCATCATCTCAAGGTATTGGGCTTTTTGCTCTGGGGGAAGATCCAAGGTCTGAACCGTCTCCAAAAATCCCATCATGACGGTCAATGGTGTGCGCATCTCGTGCGACACGTTCGCCACGAAGTCACGTCGCATGGCCTCAGCCTTACTTAAATCCGTTATATCCTGAATCAAGACTAAGCGCCGGTTCTCAGAGAATGGGAAGGCTTGCAAACGAAGAATCGGGTTCGAGCTACTCATCTTCTCCAACACAATCGGCTCTTCATAATTGCGCTCAGTAATGTATTGCACAAACTCAGGCTTGCGGACGATGTAATGAATGCGTTGTAACACATCACGTTTGAGCTCAATCCCCAAAAAGCGTTCCGCAATCGCATTGCACCACTCGATTTGATCTTGATCATCGAGCATCACAATGCCATTAGGGGATGCCTGAAAGGCCTCAATAAAGCGTTTATGTTGGCGCTCTACCTGCTCGATGTCTTTACGTAAGCTGGTAATGATGCGTTGGAGTTTGAAGAAGATATCAGCCCAGGCGCCACCAAATCCAGACAAATGAGAAATCCCTGCGCCCTTCACAAAGGCATCTAGACGAGATTGATTGACGTAAGCGATGAAAAGACAAAGAACGATAATAAATACCGCAAGAAGCCAACCAAGCTCATCACCCACAAATGACTCACAAATCAAGCCAGCAACTCCAGCGAGCATAAGGATTGGGATAAGGCGCAGAAATCCAGAAAACATGAGGACATCTTAGAGCATCTTGCAGAGATGCTCAAAATTTAAGCAAGTTGCTTAACCTGGGGTTTTAGTGATTCGGTAACCGCTACCACGCACGGTCTCGATGTATTGGTCGCAATTAGCTGCCGAAAGAGCAGCGCGTAAGCGCTTAATATGAACATCGACGGTCCGCTCCTCGATATAAACTTGGTCACCCCAAACTCGATCTAGCAGCTGAGTACGAGTATGAACACGCTCTGGATTGCCCATAAAAAACTGTAAGAGACGAAATTCCGTTGGGCCCAAATTAATGGCTTGCTCTTCTTCTCCAGGATGGGTTACGGAAATGCGATGAGTGACTGGATCTAAGTGAATAGGGCCAAGTTTCAATACATCATCACTCATCCCCAAGACCTTATTACGCCTTAGCAGTGCCTTTACTCGAGCAATTAACTCTTTAGGGGAAAACGGCTTCGTGACATAATCATCCGCCCCAGAATCCAAACCCTGGATCTTGTCGGCCTCGGCACCCTTCGCAGTAAGCATCAGAATGGGAATATTTTGCGTCTCAGGGCTTGAGCGCAGTTCCTTGGTAAATTGCACTCCCGACTTACCGGGCATCATCCAATCAAGGATCAACAAATCAGGCTTTTGGGACTTTATTTTTTGAAGTCCCTCCTCAGACTGCAGAGCACGCTCCACAGTAAATCCTGCGTGCGTTAAATTAATCGCAATGAGTTCTGCAATCGAAGGTTCGTCTTCAATAACCAGAATGCGATGCAACATGGGCTATTTGGTAGCTTCGCGGACGAGGTCGTCATGCGGAACATGACGAACATCAGCGCCCTTAACGATATAAATCACAAACTCTGCAATATTTTTTGAGTGATCACCAATCCGTTCTATCGCCTTTGCAATCGATAAAAGATCAAGGCCGGTTGAGATCATCTTTGGGTCTTCTGCCATATACGTAATCAGCTTACGCACAAAACCCCTAAATTCTTCATCAATTTGTCGATCATCCTCAACGACTTTAGCTGCAGATGCTGCATCAAGGCGTGCAAAACAATCCAGAGAGCGGCGCAATAGATCAATGGCCATTTGCCCAGAGAGCTTTATTTCAGCAGCATTAATTTTGTAATTAGGGGCTTGCTCAATCACTCGCTTGGCACGCTTTGCAACAATTTCTGCTTCATCGCCGGCTCGCTCAAGATTAGTAATCGCCTTAGAAATCGCCATCACTAAACGCAAGTCACGCGCTGTCGGTTGGCGACGTGCAATTAGTTCAGTGCATGCAGAATCAATTTCGACTTCTAAGGTATTGATTGATTTCTCCCGCTCAATGACCTGATTACATAAATCAATATTAGTTTCAGAAAACCCGCGCATGGCGACCTCGACCTGAGACTCTACTAAGCCGCCCATTTTAAGCAGCTTGCTACATAAGGAATTTAAGTCCTCGTCAAATTGGGATGATAGGTGGCGATCGTTCATTGCTTCTCCTCACTAACCAAAACGTCCAGTAATGTAATCTTCAGTTTCTTTTCGTTTTGGTTTAATAAATATCTCATCGGTTTTGCCGTATTCAATCAGTTCACCCAAATACATATAGGCGGTGAAATCAGAAACACGCGCAGCTTGTTGCATATTATGAGTCACAATCGCAATCGTGTAATCCTTTTTGAGCTCATTAATTAGCTCCTCCACCTTAGCCGTTGAAATTGGGTCTAGAGCCGAGGTTGGCTCATCCAATAACAAAACCGATGGCTTAACGGCCACGCCACGAGCAATACATAGCCGTTGCTGTTGACCACCGGAGAGCGATAAACCACTTTGATTAAGCTTGTCTTTGACCTCATTCCACAAGGCGGCTTTATTCAATGCCCACTCAACCCGCTCATCCGTCTCTGCCTTGGATAGGCGCTCATAAAGGCGAACGCCAAAGGCAATATTCTCATAAATTGACATTGGAAATGGTGTCGGTTTTTGAAATACCATCCCAATCCGTGAGCGGAGTAAATTGACATCCTTACCCTTCTCCAAAATGTTCTCGCCATAGAAGGTGATCTCACCTTCAGCACGTTGACCAGGGTATAGGTCATACATCCGATTTAAGGTTCGTAATAAAGTTGATTTACCGCAGCCCGATGGGCCAATAAAGGCGGTGACCTTCCGCTCCAAAATATCTAAGTTAATATTTTTGAGCCCCTGAAAACTACCATAGAAAAAGTTTAGATCCTTAATCTTTAGGGCAATTGCCACCTGTTCTGCCGAGTGCTGTTCAACCGTCTGATTAATATCCGCATGGAACATCGTTTTCATCATTGTCATACTTTTACCTTTTCACGTAATACTACGCGAGCCAAAATATTTAAACCAAGAACCGCAAACGTAATTAAGAGTGCGCCACCCCAGGCCAGATTGACCCAATTGTCATAGGGACTCATGGCAAACTGGAAGATCACCACCGGCAAATTAGCCATCGGGGCATTCATATTGGTGGAGAAGAACTGGTTATTCAGAGCAGTAAAGAGGAGTGGCGCGGTTTCGCCACTCACCCGTGCAATTGCTAGCAATACGCCGGTGATTACGCCACTTTTCGCAGCTCTCAAAACAACGCTCAGTGACACCTTCCATTTTGGTGCCCCAAGCGCAAAAGCAGCCTCTCGCAGCGTGGTTGGTACCAACTTCAGCATATTTTCAGTGGTACGTACGACGACTGGGATTGCAATTAAGGAAAGCGCTACGGTTCCAGCCCATCCTGAAAAGTGCTTTACTTGGTAGACGATGATGGCATAGACAAAGAGACCGATCACAATGGATGGAGCCGACAACATAATATCGGTTACAAAACGCGTCACTTCTGAAAATTTATTATTTTGGCCATACTCTGATAGATAAATACCCGCCAAGATTCCGATCGGAGTACTGATGAAGGCACAGAAAAAAACTATCATTAAGCTACCCACAATTGGGTTAGCCAAACCGCCCCCTTCAGATCCAGGCGCTGGGGTGCTGGCCAGGAATAAGGATGGACTAATTGCAGCAAAACCCTTCCACAACAAAATAGCCAAAATCCAGAAAAGAAACAGCATACCAATTGACATAGCAATCATAGAAAAGGTCAGGCCCAGGGCGTTGGCCTGCTTTCGTTTAGCAAATAAGGATGGATCGCGCGCGCTCATTAGGTTTTTACTCCTTGATTGGCTTCCATCCGCATCAACATGATCTTTGCGAGCGATAAGACGATGAAAGTGATCACAAATAATGCCAAACCTAAGGCAAACAATGAGGAGTAATGCAAACCAACTTCCGCCTCGCCGAACTCATTCGCTAAGGTCGATGCAATCGAGTTACCAGGTGCAAACAATGATGCAGAAATCTTATGGGCATTACCAATCACAAAGGTAACGGCCATGGTCTCCCCTAGGGCGCGCCCCAGGCCCAACATAATGCCCCCAATGACACCGGTCTTGGTATAAGGCAAAACAACGTTCTTAACCACCTCCCAGGTAGTACAACCAATGCCATAGGCAGACTCTTTTAATACCGGGGGAACGATTTCAAATACGTCACGCATGACCGAAGCAATAAATGGTAGAACCATCATCGCCAAGATTAAGCCGGCACACAGAATGCCAATTCCATTAAATGCACCAGAGAATAAAATACCTAGCCCAGGGATTTGCCCCAATGTTGCAGCAAGGGCTGGCTGTATGTAATCCGCAAATAGGGGGGCGAATATGAACAGACCGAACATGCCGTAAATAATGGACGGCACTGCAGCCAAGATCTCAATTGCCGTTCCGAGTGGACGTCTAAGGACAGTGGGACAGATCTCGGTTAAAAAGACTGCGATTCCAAAGCTTAAGGGGACTGCGATTACCAGGGCAATCAGCGAGGTCATCATGGTTCCGTAGATGGCAATCAAGCCACCAAACTCGCCATTAATAATGTCCCACTCTACCGTGGTGAAGAATCCGAAACCAAATTTACTGAGTGCAGGAGCTGCGTTGAAAATTAAAGAAGCAATAATCCCAAGTAATGCAAGTAATACGGTGAGCGCAAAGAATTGGGTGGAGTATTTAAAAACTCGGTCTAAGACACGCTGACGTCTAGCAATACTCAATACTCCCTGATTGACTGTGTGATTAACTAACGCCACTTCCATAGATAGACCTTTTTAGAAAAAACAGCCCCAGACGAACTAGGGCTGATTTTAGAACAGTCAGTAAAGAGATTACTTCGTATTAATTTGATTCCAAACGTTCTTGCGAATGAAGTCGGTAGTAGCATCAGGCATTGGCACATAGTCCAACTCGGCAGCCATCTTTTTACCCTCTTTAAAGGCGAAATCAAAAAACTTCAACACTTCAGCAGAACTTGCCTTGTTAGTTGGGTTTTTATACATCAAGATGAATGATGCGCCAGTGATTGGCCATGAGCTTGCACCAGGCGCATTGGTAATGAAAGTTCCCATACCAGGAATCTTGCTCCAATCCGTACCTGCGGCTGCAGCTGCGAAGGTGCTGTCATCAGGTTGAACAAATTGACCAGCTTGATTACGCAACTGAACGTGGGTCATATTGTTCTTCTTGGCATAGGCATACTCAACATAGCCAATCGAGTTTTTTACACGTGATACGTTCGCCGCAACACCTTCGTTACCCTTACCACCAACCGATGAAGCAGCTGGCCACTTCACAGCAGCACCGGCACCAACAGCGGATTTCCAATCTGCGCTTACTTTGGCCAAGTAATCAGTGAAAATCGCGGTAGTACCCGAACCGTCTGCACGGTGAACTACGGTAATTTCGCCAGCAGGAATCTTCACGCCGGGGTTCAAGTCAGCAATACGCTTGTCATTGAAGTTTTTAATTTTGCCTTGGAAAATATCAGCTAAGGTTTGACCATCCAAGCGAATTTGTCCTGGCTTAATACCTTCTAAATTAATGATCGGTACGACACCACCGATGATTGCAGGGAACTGAACCAATCCATCGGCCTGTAGATCCTCAAACTTCACTGGGTTGTCAGATGCACCAAAGTCTACAGTCTTGGCTTTAATTTGTTTGACACCGCCTGAGGAGCCGATTGATTGATAGTTCAAACCATTGCCAGTGCGTGCTTTATAAGCCTCTGCCCACTTGGCATAAATTGGATATGGGAATGTTGCGCCAGCACCCGTAATGTCCGCAGCAAAAGCTGTCGGAGCAAAACTAGCAGTGGTCATAGAAAGAGCCGCTACGGCTAGGGCTTTTTTCAAGGTAATCGTCATTTATATTCCTTTAAATGGGTCTCGCACATTGCGATACCTAGACATTAAATAGGAAATGTGACGCTTTTATGACAAAAAATTAAGTGAAATTTCTTGAAAAAATCAAATAAATCAATGGGCTAGCAAGCTACGCCAGCCCACGCCCTCTTCAATCGATTAAAAAGGCGACTGATTGGAGCCGTTTCCGGACGGGGTTGATTGGGCCCTCGTCGCAGGCTGAGAAGTTTTTCTGGGAACTAACTTTTTTGCCGGGGTCTTTCTTTTCGTTGGCGCCTTTGGCTGAATCGCTTTACTGGCTTTTTTAGCAACTGCATGTAAATTTTCTTCGGCCGAATCAATCGCATCCTCTACTGCTTTGCGCCCTTCTTTAAATACTTTGGCACCTGCATCTGATACCTCACGCACGACCTTTGCAAGCTTTTCACCACCCATTGGTATTTTCTTATCTGCCTCTTTAATCCAATCGCTAATTGCATCGCGAGCGCGATCGAAATGCTTTTCAGCACCATCGGCCGCTTCATTACCAATATCCTTTAGGATTGCCTTAACCTTCTTCTGATAAACACCCATTCGCTTAGCTGCATCGGCTGCAGCCTTCTTCTGCATTGCCTGCAATTTAGTCATATCTTTTTGAGCAGCAGTCTTAGCAGCCTCCATCGCTTGCTGCATGTTATAGCGTAGCTCTGCTGCATGATGCTCACTTAGCTGTTTGGCAGCATCTAATAATTTGTGAGAAAGGGTAAATAACTCCTGTGCTTTTGCTTTCTTAGCGGCTGCTGACGGCTTTTTCATGAGACACCTCGTATTAAATGAAGATGATTCAGTCTAACAAACGAATATGACAATAGCTTGATGCGCCGCACAAGTTATCAATCAGTTAATTTAACTTCAGGAAACCTTCACTTCCCTTGCGATTGCCTCGGCACTTGCTTGGGCCAGGCTTTTCTCATTGGCTTCAACCATGACGCGCAGGACCGGTTCAGTTCCTGATGGCCGGATTAAGACTCTGCCCTTACCAATTAAACTTTGCTCCACCTTACTCACCATGGCGGCGAGCTTTTGATCGGCTTGCCACTGATAGCTCGGATTGGTCTTCACATTGATGAGCACTTGCGGATAGATGGTGATGCCATCTAATAGTTCGTTGAGAGATTGTTGCTTTTGTTGCATCGCTGCGAGTACTTGCAGAGCTGCAATCGTGCCATCGCCAGTGCTGTGTTGATCTAGGCACAGCAGATGCCCTGAGCCCTCTCCGCCAATGATCCACTGCTTGGCTTGCAAAAGCTCGAGTACGTAGCGATCTCCAACCTTGGCTCGCTCAAATCCAAGGCCCAGGTTCTTGATGGCAACTTCAATCGCTAAGTTCGTCATTAAGGTACCTACTACTCCACCAATTGCCTTACCTTGCTCTAAACGATCTTTAGCCAAGATATAGAGGAGCTCGTCACCATTAAACAAGCGCCCGTTTTGATCCACCATTTGTAGACGATCGGCATCACCATCGAGGGCAATCCCAATATCGGCATTCACTTCCTTAACCTTTGCAATCAGCGCAGCTGGTGCGGTGGCACCACAATGATCGTTGATGTTCTTGCCATTGGGTTCTACTCCAATCGCAATCACCTCAGCGCCGAGCTCATGAAACACTGGCGGTGCAGTGTGATAGGCAGCGCCATTGGCGCAATCGACCACAATCTTCAATCCTCTGAGATTAAGGTCTTGTGGAAAAGTGGATTTGCAAAACTCAATATAGCGCCCTGCGGCATCATCCAAACGAAATGCCTTACCAATTTTGTCGGAGCTGACACAACCCATTGGCTTCTCGAGCTCTGCTTCAATCTCAAGCTCGATGGCATCGGAGAACTTATCCCCCTTGCCATTAAAAAACTTGATGCCGTTATCTTGATAGAGATTATGCGACGCAGAGATCACCACGCCGGCAGATAAGCGCAGGGCTTTGGTGAGGTAGGCCACTCCTGGAGTGGGCATTGGTCCACACAAGGTGACATCAACCCCGGCAGCCGAGAACCCGGACTCTAAGGCAGCTTCGAGCAAATAGCCCGAGACCCGCGTGTCTTTACCAATTAGGATGCGTTGACGCTCATTGGGTTTGCCATGGCGCTTAAGCACCATACCAGTAGCGTAACCGAGGCGCAACATAAACTCCGGAACGATGGGTGGAATACCAACTTCACCCCGAATGCCATCGGTCCCAAAATATTTTTTAGTCATACTTCATTATAAAACTGAGGTACTTTGCTCTCGCATAGCCTGCCAAACCTGCAGTGCGTTCACGGTCTCAGGTACATCGTGCGTACGCACAATCATGGCGCCACGCTCGACTGCCATGATAGCTGCTGTAATACTCGGGATCAGACGCTCACCCACCTCAAGATTGGTGACCTTACCGAGCATGGACTTACGCGATAGGCCCGCTAAGACCGGGTAACCATGCTCAGTGAATGCGTTCATGTGAGCCAATAACTGATAGTTATGCTCCAAGCTCTTACCAAACCCAAATCCAGGATCAATGGCAATCCGTTGCGAGTCAACCCCTGCTTCTTCGATCACTGCAGCACGCTCCAATAGGAATGCTTGCACCTCTTGAACCACGTGTTGGTAGTTGGGATCAAATTGCATGGTTTGAGGATCACGCTGCATGTGCATCAACACAATGCCACATTGGCTTGATTTGATGGCATCGACTGCTCCCGCTTGTCGCAAGGCCCAAATATCATTGACACAATCAACACCCATGGCGAGTGCAGCTTGCATGGTTTGGGGCTTATAGGTATCAATCGAGAGAGCAACGCCGCAATCTTTAAGGACTTCAATCACCGGTAAGACGCGATCGAGCTCCTCTTGTAAGCCAACGGGTTCGGCCCCAGGTCGGGTGGACTCTCCACCAATATCAATAATGTCAACGCCAGCAGCGAGCATTTTTTCTGCTTGAGCAAGGCCTGCGTCGCGCTGATAAAACCGCCCACCATCCGAGAATGAATCTGGTGTGGCATTGAGGATGCCCATCACCAATGGGCGTTTGTGCTGATCGGAGGGGAGCTCAAAAAGAAAACGCCCGCAGCGCCATGCCACGGGCGATGATGAATACGACATGCTTACGCAGTTGCGGGTGCGCTACCTGCTGCAGGACCCTGCGTACCACCGCCACCCGCAGAGTTACCAAATGCGGTTGCGGTGACTGGCTTGGGTGGCTTCGGTGTGCGACCCGCCATGATGTCATTGATCTGCTCCGAATCAATCGTCTCCCACTCAAGAAGCGCGTTAACCATGGCCTCCACCTTGTCACGGTTCTCTTCCAAAATCTTCTTGGCGAGTGCGTATTGACTATCAATCAGAGTCCGAATCTCGGCATCCACTTTTTGCTGGGTAAGCTCCGATACGGTCTTACTGTTCATACGACCAAACATGCTGTCTTGCTCGGTGTCCACGTAGACCATGGTACCCAAGCTATCGCTCATGCCGTAGCGGGTCACCATATCGCGAGCCATTTTGGTGGCGCGCTCAAAGTCGTTCGATGCGCCGGTACTCATCGAGCCTAAAAACACCTCTTCAGCGGCACGACCACCAAACAAGATGGCCAACTCTTCGAGCATGCGATCTTTGTATAAGTTCACCCGATCAAACTCAGGTAACTGCCAGGTCACACCGAGGGCCATACCGCGAGGCATGATGGTGACCTTGTGAACGGGATCGGCCTTGGGCAGCATCTTCGCCACCACCGCATGACCCGACTCGTGATAAGCCGTATTGCGGCGCTCTTCCTCGCGCATCACCGCCGACTTGCGCTCAGGACCCATATAGATCTTGTCCTTGGCATCTTCGAAGTCTTGCATATCCACCGCACGCTTACTACGACGGGCTGCAAACAAAGCGGCTTCATTGACTAAGTTAGCCAGATCGGCACCCGAGAACCCTGGAGTACCACGAGCCAAGACCGCAGGATCAACGTCAGCATTAATCGGCACTTTGCGCATATGCACACGCAGAATTTGCTCACGACCCCGAATGTCGGGTAAACCAACATGCACTTGGCGGTCAAAACGACCAGGACGCAGCAAGGCGCGATCCAAAACATCCGAACGGTTGGTCGCAGCAATCACGATCACACCGCTATTGGTCTCAAAGCCATCCATCTCAACCAGCATTTGGTTTAAGGTTTGCTCGCGCTCATCATTACCGCCACCCATGCCGGCACCGCGATGACGACCTACTGCATCGATCTCATCAATAAAGATGATGCAGGGAGCATGCTTTTTAGCGTTCTCAAACATATCGCGCACGCGTGCAGCACCCACACCCACAAACATCTCAACGAAGTCAGAGCCGGAGATGGAGAAAAATGGTACTTTAGCCTCGCCTGCAATGGCACGGGCTAATAAGGTCTTACCGGTTCCGGGAGGACCAACTAAGAGTACGCCATGTGGAATGCGGCCACCAAGCTTCTGGAACTTTTGGGGATCCTTGAGGAAGTCGACAATCTCAAATACTTCTTCTTTAGCCTCATCGCAACCCGCGACATCCGCAAAAGTTACTGAATTGCTATTCTCATCAATCAGGCGTGCCTTGGATTTACCAAAGGAGAACGCACCGCCCTTACCGCCACCTTGCATCTGGCGCATCATGAAGAACCAAAAGCCGATGATTAATAAGGTAGGCCCTAAGTAATACAGTGCAGAGACCAACAGGTTCGGTTCATCTTCGGTCTTGCCGGTAACCTGAACGCCGTATTTCATGAGATCACCCACCATCCAGATGTCACCTGGGGAAATGATCGAATATTTATTGCCGTCGACTGGGGTGATTTGCAAGGTACGGCCTTGCACATCCACGCGCTTAATCTTGCCAGCCTTGGCGTCATCCATAAATTGGGAATACGTGACCTGATCTTGAGTCCGTGGTTTATCAAACTGTTTAAAGACAGTAAACAAAACCAAGCCCACGATGAGCCATACACCCACTTTTTGGAACATATTGTTATTCAAAATACACCTTTGCCGGATCAATCCGGGAGTTATCAGGGTTTAGAACCAAACCTCACCCTATGTATTTGATTCTACTCCCGTTGAAATTCAAGGGTTGGAGATCTAATTTAT
This DNA window, taken from Polynucleobacter sp. HIN5, encodes the following:
- the ftsH gene encoding ATP-dependent zinc metalloprotease FtsH encodes the protein MNNNMFQKVGVWLIVGLVLFTVFKQFDKPRTQDQVTYSQFMDDAKAGKIKRVDVQGRTLQITPVDGNKYSIISPGDIWMVGDLMKYGVQVTGKTEDEPNLLVSALYYLGPTLLIIGFWFFMMRQMQGGGKGGAFSFGKSKARLIDENSNSVTFADVAGCDEAKEEVFEIVDFLKDPQKFQKLGGRIPHGVLLVGPPGTGKTLLARAIAGEAKVPFFSISGSDFVEMFVGVGAARVRDMFENAKKHAPCIIFIDEIDAVGRHRGAGMGGGNDEREQTLNQMLVEMDGFETNSGVIVIAATNRSDVLDRALLRPGRFDRQVHVGLPDIRGREQILRVHMRKVPINADVDPAVLARGTPGFSGADLANLVNEAALFAARRSKRAVDMQDFEDAKDKIYMGPERKSAVMREEERRNTAYHESGHAVVAKMLPKADPVHKVTIMPRGMALGVTWQLPEFDRVNLYKDRMLEELAILFGGRAAEEVFLGSMSTGASNDFERATKMARDMVTRYGMSDSLGTMVYVDTEQDSMFGRMNSKTVSELTQQKVDAEIRTLIDSQYALAKKILEENRDKVEAMVNALLEWETIDSEQINDIMAGRTPKPPKPVTATAFGNSAGGGGTQGPAAGSAPATA